One window from the genome of Helicoverpa zea isolate HzStark_Cry1AcR chromosome 6, ilHelZeax1.1, whole genome shotgun sequence encodes:
- the LOC124631432 gene encoding paxillin isoform X7, whose amino-acid sequence MLGSLRADMSRQGVQTPQKGCCNACDKPIVGQVITALGRTWHPEHFTCAHCNQELGTRNFFERDGRPYCEPDYHNLFSPRCAYCNGPILDKCVTALEKTWHTEHFFCAQCGQQFGEDGFHERDGKPYCRNDYFDMFAPKCGGCNKPIMENYISALNTQWHPDCFVCKDCEKAVKGKSFYAMEGKPVCPKCVGVDEDE is encoded by the exons ATGCTCGGATCCCTTCGAGCAGACATGAGCCGCCAAGGAGTACAAACCCCCCAAAAGGGATGCTGCAACGCCTGCGATAAGCCCATCGTCGGACAG GTCATCACCGCGTTGGGTCGCACGTGGCACCCTGAGCACTTCACCTGCGCTCACTGCAACCAGGAGCTGGGCACCAGGAACTTCTTCGAGCGCGACGGCAGGCCCTACTGCGAGCCTGACTACCACAACCTGTTCTCGCCAAGATGCGCCTACTGCAATGGACCAATTCTCGAC AAATGCGTAACAGCTCTGGAAAAGACCTGGCATACGGAGCACTTCTTCTGTGCTCAGTGTGGCCAGCAATTCGGTGAGGATGGTTTCCATGAGAGGGACGGCAAGCCTTACTGCCGCAATGACTACTTCGACATGTTCGCGCCGAAGTGCGGCGGCTGTAACAAGCCCATCATGGAGAACTACATCTCAGCACTCAACACACAGTGGCACCCTGACTGCTTCGTATGCAAG GACTGCGAAAAGGCTGTCAAAGGCAAATCTTTCTATGCCATGGAAGGGAAGCCGGTATGCCCCAAATGCGTCGGAGTCGATGAGGATGAAtaa
- the LOC124631432 gene encoding paxillin isoform X2, with protein sequence MSHSHYRVNDDIYGKILKTNKTSPPKNIQYEEVYEAVGGLDALLADLQNSINPGPRVGSPGGRSSPGGRTASPGRTSSPLGRGSSPGRLSSPGGSLNSPSSTGYGSINGSRNISSDYTKPASPTYQNTSSLHEKVVPVKYSTTQSSYGNHTTNYNAPQPGYGSTGSNRSGRGNLTELDTLLDDLSNARYGNYVDKSTYSERNVSDGYARTNGTASPASSRPTVDSLLDQLSADLPNGRASTSPIPPSQGGTLPRPGTKQVTVTVQETVVEPAQSQQQPPPTMAAVRHHHHASNATKELDDLMASLSDFKVSGTGGDSGTHVYREKRAWQEHYRSNPRQPESASLEHMLGSLRADMSRQGVQTPQKGCCNACDKPIVGQVITALGRTWHPEHFTCAHCNQELGTRNFFERDGRPYCEPDYHNLFSPRCAYCNGPILDKCVTALEKTWHTEHFFCAQCGQQFGEDGFHERDGKPYCRNDYFDMFAPKCGGCNKPIMENYISALNTQWHPDCFVCKECREAFHGGSFFEHEGQPYCETHYHGKRGSLCAGCHKPIAGRCITAMFRKFHPEHFVCAFCLRQLNKGTFKEQNDKPYCHTCFDKLFG encoded by the exons atgtCTCATTCGCATTATAGAGTGAACGACGATATTTATgggaaaatattgaaaacaaataaGACGTCGCCgcctaaaaatatacaatacgAAGAAGTGTATGAAGCTGTTGGTGGATTAG ATGCGCTACTCGCCGACCTTCAGAACTCCATCAACCCTGGTCCCAGGGTAGGCAGTCCAGGTGGCAGGAGTTCTCCCGGTGGAAGAACAGCTTCACCTGGAAGGACCAGCTCTCCTCTAGGCCGAGGAAGCTCTCCTGGACGCCTGAGCTCACCGGGAGGCAGTTTAAATTCACCCTCGTCTACGGGCTATGGCTCCATAAATGGATCTAGGAATATATCTTCAGATTATACTAAACCTGCTTCG CCCACCTATCAAAACACATCATCACTCCACGAGAAAGTGGTTCCAGTCAAATACAGTACAACCCAGTCAAGCTATGGTAACCACACGACGAATTATAACGCTCCACAGCCGGGATATGGTTCCACTGGGTCCAATAGGAGCGGACGGGGTAACCTGACTGAGCTGGACACCCTACTCGATGATCTGAGCAATGCGAGATACGGGAATTATGTGGACAAGTCTACGTATAGTGAAAGGAATG TATCAGACGGTTACGCCCGCACCAATGGAACAGCCAGTCCTGCATCCTCCAGACCCACAGTGGACTCTCTGCTCGATCAACTTAGCGCAGACCTGCCCAATGG TCGCGCCTCAACATCACCAATCCCGCCATCTCAAGGAGGTACCCTCCCTCGGCCCGGCACCAAACAAGTGACGGTCACCGTGCAAGAGACGGTGGTGGAACCAGCTCAGTCGCAGCAGCAGCCTCCACCCACTATGGCGGCGGTGCGTCACCATCACCACGCGTCCAATGCTACTAAGGAGTTGGACGATCTGATGGCGTCGCTTTCTGATTTCAAA GTGAGCGGCACAGGAGGTGATAGCGGTACCCACGTATATCGCGAAAAGCGTGCGTGGCAAGAGCACTACCGCAGCAACCCGCGGCAACCAGAGTCCGCCTCTCTAGAGCATATGCTCGGATCCCTTCGAGCAGACATGAGCCGCCAAGGAGTACAAACCCCCCAAAAGGGATGCTGCAACGCCTGCGATAAGCCCATCGTCGGACAG GTCATCACCGCGTTGGGTCGCACGTGGCACCCTGAGCACTTCACCTGCGCTCACTGCAACCAGGAGCTGGGCACCAGGAACTTCTTCGAGCGCGACGGCAGGCCCTACTGCGAGCCTGACTACCACAACCTGTTCTCGCCAAGATGCGCCTACTGCAATGGACCAATTCTCGAC AAATGCGTAACAGCTCTGGAAAAGACCTGGCATACGGAGCACTTCTTCTGTGCTCAGTGTGGCCAGCAATTCGGTGAGGATGGTTTCCATGAGAGGGACGGCAAGCCTTACTGCCGCAATGACTACTTCGACATGTTCGCGCCGAAGTGCGGCGGCTGTAACAAGCCCATCATGGAGAACTACATCTCAGCACTCAACACACAGTGGCACCCTGACTGCTTCGTATGCAAG GAATGCCGTGAGGCATTCCATGGTGGTTCTTTCTTCGAGCACGAAGGTCAACCTTACTGCGAGACTCATTACCATGGGAAGCGGGGTTCTCTCTGCGCTGGCTGTCACAAGCCCATCGCAGGCCGCTGCATCACGGCCATGTTCAGGAAGTTCCATCCCGAACACTTCGTCTGCGCCTTCTGCCTCAGACAACTCAACAAAGGAACCTTTAAAGAACAAAACGACAAGCCTTACTGTCACACGTGCTTCGACAAACTCTTCGGTTAA
- the LOC124631432 gene encoding paxillin isoform X3 produces MDRTMYGKVLPGTYYPFRCAMKENGISPGYALLADLQNSINPGPRVGSPGGRSSPGGRTASPGRTSSPLGRGSSPGRLSSPGGSLNSPSSTGYGSINGSRNISSDYTKPASPTYQNTSSLHEKVVPVKYSTTQSSYGNHTTNYNAPQPGYGSTGSNRSGRGNLTELDTLLDDLSNARYGNYVDKSTYSERNVSDGYARTNGTASPASSRPTVDSLLDQLSADLPNGRASTSPIPPSQGGTLPRPGTKQVTVTVQETVVEPAQSQQQPPPTMAAVRHHHHASNATKELDDLMASLSDFKVSGTGGDSGTHVYREKRAWQEHYRSNPRQPESASLEHMLGSLRADMSRQGVQTPQKGCCNACDKPIVGQVITALGRTWHPEHFTCAHCNQELGTRNFFERDGRPYCEPDYHNLFSPRCAYCNGPILDKCVTALEKTWHTEHFFCAQCGQQFGEDGFHERDGKPYCRNDYFDMFAPKCGGCNKPIMENYISALNTQWHPDCFVCKECREAFHGGSFFEHEGQPYCETHYHGKRGSLCAGCHKPIAGRCITAMFRKFHPEHFVCAFCLRQLNKGTFKEQNDKPYCHTCFDKLFG; encoded by the exons ATGCGCTACTCGCCGACCTTCAGAACTCCATCAACCCTGGTCCCAGGGTAGGCAGTCCAGGTGGCAGGAGTTCTCCCGGTGGAAGAACAGCTTCACCTGGAAGGACCAGCTCTCCTCTAGGCCGAGGAAGCTCTCCTGGACGCCTGAGCTCACCGGGAGGCAGTTTAAATTCACCCTCGTCTACGGGCTATGGCTCCATAAATGGATCTAGGAATATATCTTCAGATTATACTAAACCTGCTTCG CCCACCTATCAAAACACATCATCACTCCACGAGAAAGTGGTTCCAGTCAAATACAGTACAACCCAGTCAAGCTATGGTAACCACACGACGAATTATAACGCTCCACAGCCGGGATATGGTTCCACTGGGTCCAATAGGAGCGGACGGGGTAACCTGACTGAGCTGGACACCCTACTCGATGATCTGAGCAATGCGAGATACGGGAATTATGTGGACAAGTCTACGTATAGTGAAAGGAATG TATCAGACGGTTACGCCCGCACCAATGGAACAGCCAGTCCTGCATCCTCCAGACCCACAGTGGACTCTCTGCTCGATCAACTTAGCGCAGACCTGCCCAATGG TCGCGCCTCAACATCACCAATCCCGCCATCTCAAGGAGGTACCCTCCCTCGGCCCGGCACCAAACAAGTGACGGTCACCGTGCAAGAGACGGTGGTGGAACCAGCTCAGTCGCAGCAGCAGCCTCCACCCACTATGGCGGCGGTGCGTCACCATCACCACGCGTCCAATGCTACTAAGGAGTTGGACGATCTGATGGCGTCGCTTTCTGATTTCAAA GTGAGCGGCACAGGAGGTGATAGCGGTACCCACGTATATCGCGAAAAGCGTGCGTGGCAAGAGCACTACCGCAGCAACCCGCGGCAACCAGAGTCCGCCTCTCTAGAGCATATGCTCGGATCCCTTCGAGCAGACATGAGCCGCCAAGGAGTACAAACCCCCCAAAAGGGATGCTGCAACGCCTGCGATAAGCCCATCGTCGGACAG GTCATCACCGCGTTGGGTCGCACGTGGCACCCTGAGCACTTCACCTGCGCTCACTGCAACCAGGAGCTGGGCACCAGGAACTTCTTCGAGCGCGACGGCAGGCCCTACTGCGAGCCTGACTACCACAACCTGTTCTCGCCAAGATGCGCCTACTGCAATGGACCAATTCTCGAC AAATGCGTAACAGCTCTGGAAAAGACCTGGCATACGGAGCACTTCTTCTGTGCTCAGTGTGGCCAGCAATTCGGTGAGGATGGTTTCCATGAGAGGGACGGCAAGCCTTACTGCCGCAATGACTACTTCGACATGTTCGCGCCGAAGTGCGGCGGCTGTAACAAGCCCATCATGGAGAACTACATCTCAGCACTCAACACACAGTGGCACCCTGACTGCTTCGTATGCAAG GAATGCCGTGAGGCATTCCATGGTGGTTCTTTCTTCGAGCACGAAGGTCAACCTTACTGCGAGACTCATTACCATGGGAAGCGGGGTTCTCTCTGCGCTGGCTGTCACAAGCCCATCGCAGGCCGCTGCATCACGGCCATGTTCAGGAAGTTCCATCCCGAACACTTCGTCTGCGCCTTCTGCCTCAGACAACTCAACAAAGGAACCTTTAAAGAACAAAACGACAAGCCTTACTGTCACACGTGCTTCGACAAACTCTTCGGTTAA
- the LOC124631432 gene encoding paxillin isoform X5: MTDALLADLQNSINPGPRVGSPGGRSSPGGRTASPGRTSSPLGRGSSPGRLSSPGGSLNSPSSTGYGSINGSRNISSDYTKPASPTYQNTSSLHEKVVPVKYSTTQSSYGNHTTNYNAPQPGYGSTGSNRSGRGNLTELDTLLDDLSNARYGNYVDKSTYSERNVSDGYARTNGTASPASSRPTVDSLLDQLSADLPNGRASTSPIPPSQGGTLPRPGTKQVTVTVQETVVEPAQSQQQPPPTMAAVRHHHHASNATKELDDLMASLSDFKVSGTGGDSGTHVYREKRAWQEHYRSNPRQPESASLEHMLGSLRADMSRQGVQTPQKGCCNACDKPIVGQVITALGRTWHPEHFTCAHCNQELGTRNFFERDGRPYCEPDYHNLFSPRCAYCNGPILDKCVTALEKTWHTEHFFCAQCGQQFGEDGFHERDGKPYCRNDYFDMFAPKCGGCNKPIMENYISALNTQWHPDCFVCKECREAFHGGSFFEHEGQPYCETHYHGKRGSLCAGCHKPIAGRCITAMFRKFHPEHFVCAFCLRQLNKGTFKEQNDKPYCHTCFDKLFG; this comes from the exons ATGCGCTACTCGCCGACCTTCAGAACTCCATCAACCCTGGTCCCAGGGTAGGCAGTCCAGGTGGCAGGAGTTCTCCCGGTGGAAGAACAGCTTCACCTGGAAGGACCAGCTCTCCTCTAGGCCGAGGAAGCTCTCCTGGACGCCTGAGCTCACCGGGAGGCAGTTTAAATTCACCCTCGTCTACGGGCTATGGCTCCATAAATGGATCTAGGAATATATCTTCAGATTATACTAAACCTGCTTCG CCCACCTATCAAAACACATCATCACTCCACGAGAAAGTGGTTCCAGTCAAATACAGTACAACCCAGTCAAGCTATGGTAACCACACGACGAATTATAACGCTCCACAGCCGGGATATGGTTCCACTGGGTCCAATAGGAGCGGACGGGGTAACCTGACTGAGCTGGACACCCTACTCGATGATCTGAGCAATGCGAGATACGGGAATTATGTGGACAAGTCTACGTATAGTGAAAGGAATG TATCAGACGGTTACGCCCGCACCAATGGAACAGCCAGTCCTGCATCCTCCAGACCCACAGTGGACTCTCTGCTCGATCAACTTAGCGCAGACCTGCCCAATGG TCGCGCCTCAACATCACCAATCCCGCCATCTCAAGGAGGTACCCTCCCTCGGCCCGGCACCAAACAAGTGACGGTCACCGTGCAAGAGACGGTGGTGGAACCAGCTCAGTCGCAGCAGCAGCCTCCACCCACTATGGCGGCGGTGCGTCACCATCACCACGCGTCCAATGCTACTAAGGAGTTGGACGATCTGATGGCGTCGCTTTCTGATTTCAAA GTGAGCGGCACAGGAGGTGATAGCGGTACCCACGTATATCGCGAAAAGCGTGCGTGGCAAGAGCACTACCGCAGCAACCCGCGGCAACCAGAGTCCGCCTCTCTAGAGCATATGCTCGGATCCCTTCGAGCAGACATGAGCCGCCAAGGAGTACAAACCCCCCAAAAGGGATGCTGCAACGCCTGCGATAAGCCCATCGTCGGACAG GTCATCACCGCGTTGGGTCGCACGTGGCACCCTGAGCACTTCACCTGCGCTCACTGCAACCAGGAGCTGGGCACCAGGAACTTCTTCGAGCGCGACGGCAGGCCCTACTGCGAGCCTGACTACCACAACCTGTTCTCGCCAAGATGCGCCTACTGCAATGGACCAATTCTCGAC AAATGCGTAACAGCTCTGGAAAAGACCTGGCATACGGAGCACTTCTTCTGTGCTCAGTGTGGCCAGCAATTCGGTGAGGATGGTTTCCATGAGAGGGACGGCAAGCCTTACTGCCGCAATGACTACTTCGACATGTTCGCGCCGAAGTGCGGCGGCTGTAACAAGCCCATCATGGAGAACTACATCTCAGCACTCAACACACAGTGGCACCCTGACTGCTTCGTATGCAAG GAATGCCGTGAGGCATTCCATGGTGGTTCTTTCTTCGAGCACGAAGGTCAACCTTACTGCGAGACTCATTACCATGGGAAGCGGGGTTCTCTCTGCGCTGGCTGTCACAAGCCCATCGCAGGCCGCTGCATCACGGCCATGTTCAGGAAGTTCCATCCCGAACACTTCGTCTGCGCCTTCTGCCTCAGACAACTCAACAAAGGAACCTTTAAAGAACAAAACGACAAGCCTTACTGTCACACGTGCTTCGACAAACTCTTCGGTTAA
- the LOC124631432 gene encoding paxillin isoform X1, producing the protein MASVRTRSASPKSVSFSPILERKYSVERRPASPPELKSTDWRKYFTDFSAYLDALLADLQNSINPGPRVGSPGGRSSPGGRTASPGRTSSPLGRGSSPGRLSSPGGSLNSPSSTGYGSINGSRNISSDYTKPASPTYQNTSSLHEKVVPVKYSTTQSSYGNHTTNYNAPQPGYGSTGSNRSGRGNLTELDTLLDDLSNARYGNYVDKSTYSERNVSDGYARTNGTASPASSRPTVDSLLDQLSADLPNGRASTSPIPPSQGGTLPRPGTKQVTVTVQETVVEPAQSQQQPPPTMAAVRHHHHASNATKELDDLMASLSDFKVSGTGGDSGTHVYREKRAWQEHYRSNPRQPESASLEHMLGSLRADMSRQGVQTPQKGCCNACDKPIVGQVITALGRTWHPEHFTCAHCNQELGTRNFFERDGRPYCEPDYHNLFSPRCAYCNGPILDKCVTALEKTWHTEHFFCAQCGQQFGEDGFHERDGKPYCRNDYFDMFAPKCGGCNKPIMENYISALNTQWHPDCFVCKECREAFHGGSFFEHEGQPYCETHYHGKRGSLCAGCHKPIAGRCITAMFRKFHPEHFVCAFCLRQLNKGTFKEQNDKPYCHTCFDKLFG; encoded by the exons ATGCGCTACTCGCCGACCTTCAGAACTCCATCAACCCTGGTCCCAGGGTAGGCAGTCCAGGTGGCAGGAGTTCTCCCGGTGGAAGAACAGCTTCACCTGGAAGGACCAGCTCTCCTCTAGGCCGAGGAAGCTCTCCTGGACGCCTGAGCTCACCGGGAGGCAGTTTAAATTCACCCTCGTCTACGGGCTATGGCTCCATAAATGGATCTAGGAATATATCTTCAGATTATACTAAACCTGCTTCG CCCACCTATCAAAACACATCATCACTCCACGAGAAAGTGGTTCCAGTCAAATACAGTACAACCCAGTCAAGCTATGGTAACCACACGACGAATTATAACGCTCCACAGCCGGGATATGGTTCCACTGGGTCCAATAGGAGCGGACGGGGTAACCTGACTGAGCTGGACACCCTACTCGATGATCTGAGCAATGCGAGATACGGGAATTATGTGGACAAGTCTACGTATAGTGAAAGGAATG TATCAGACGGTTACGCCCGCACCAATGGAACAGCCAGTCCTGCATCCTCCAGACCCACAGTGGACTCTCTGCTCGATCAACTTAGCGCAGACCTGCCCAATGG TCGCGCCTCAACATCACCAATCCCGCCATCTCAAGGAGGTACCCTCCCTCGGCCCGGCACCAAACAAGTGACGGTCACCGTGCAAGAGACGGTGGTGGAACCAGCTCAGTCGCAGCAGCAGCCTCCACCCACTATGGCGGCGGTGCGTCACCATCACCACGCGTCCAATGCTACTAAGGAGTTGGACGATCTGATGGCGTCGCTTTCTGATTTCAAA GTGAGCGGCACAGGAGGTGATAGCGGTACCCACGTATATCGCGAAAAGCGTGCGTGGCAAGAGCACTACCGCAGCAACCCGCGGCAACCAGAGTCCGCCTCTCTAGAGCATATGCTCGGATCCCTTCGAGCAGACATGAGCCGCCAAGGAGTACAAACCCCCCAAAAGGGATGCTGCAACGCCTGCGATAAGCCCATCGTCGGACAG GTCATCACCGCGTTGGGTCGCACGTGGCACCCTGAGCACTTCACCTGCGCTCACTGCAACCAGGAGCTGGGCACCAGGAACTTCTTCGAGCGCGACGGCAGGCCCTACTGCGAGCCTGACTACCACAACCTGTTCTCGCCAAGATGCGCCTACTGCAATGGACCAATTCTCGAC AAATGCGTAACAGCTCTGGAAAAGACCTGGCATACGGAGCACTTCTTCTGTGCTCAGTGTGGCCAGCAATTCGGTGAGGATGGTTTCCATGAGAGGGACGGCAAGCCTTACTGCCGCAATGACTACTTCGACATGTTCGCGCCGAAGTGCGGCGGCTGTAACAAGCCCATCATGGAGAACTACATCTCAGCACTCAACACACAGTGGCACCCTGACTGCTTCGTATGCAAG GAATGCCGTGAGGCATTCCATGGTGGTTCTTTCTTCGAGCACGAAGGTCAACCTTACTGCGAGACTCATTACCATGGGAAGCGGGGTTCTCTCTGCGCTGGCTGTCACAAGCCCATCGCAGGCCGCTGCATCACGGCCATGTTCAGGAAGTTCCATCCCGAACACTTCGTCTGCGCCTTCTGCCTCAGACAACTCAACAAAGGAACCTTTAAAGAACAAAACGACAAGCCTTACTGTCACACGTGCTTCGACAAACTCTTCGGTTAA
- the LOC124631432 gene encoding transforming growth factor beta-1-induced transcript 1 protein isoform X6, which translates to MASVRTRSASPKSVSFSPILERKYSVERRPASPPELKSTDWRKYFTDFSAYLDALLADLQNSINPGPRVGSPGGRSSPGGRTASPGRTSSPLGRGSSPGRLSSPGGSLNSPSSTGYGSINGSRNISSDYTKPASPTYQNTSSLHEKVVPVKYSTTQSSYGNHTTNYNAPQPGYGSTGSNRSGRGNLTELDTLLDDLSNARYGNYVDKSTYSERNVSDGYARTNGTASPASSRPTVDSLLDQLSADLPNGRASTSPIPPSQGGTLPRPGTKQVTVTVQETVVEPAQSQQQPPPTMAAVRHHHHASNATKELDDLMASLSDFKVSGTGGDSGTHVYREKRAWQEHYRSNPRQPESASLEHMLGSLRADMSRQGVQTPQKGCCNACDKPIVGQVITALGRTWHPEHFTCAHCNQELGTRNFFERDGRPYCEPDYHNLFSPRCAYCNGPILDKCVTALEKTWHTEHFFCAQCGQQFGEDGFHERDGKPYCRNDYFDMFAPKCGGCNKPIMENYISALNTQWHPDCFVCKDCEKAVKGKSFYAMEGKPVCPKCVGVDEDE; encoded by the exons ATGCGCTACTCGCCGACCTTCAGAACTCCATCAACCCTGGTCCCAGGGTAGGCAGTCCAGGTGGCAGGAGTTCTCCCGGTGGAAGAACAGCTTCACCTGGAAGGACCAGCTCTCCTCTAGGCCGAGGAAGCTCTCCTGGACGCCTGAGCTCACCGGGAGGCAGTTTAAATTCACCCTCGTCTACGGGCTATGGCTCCATAAATGGATCTAGGAATATATCTTCAGATTATACTAAACCTGCTTCG CCCACCTATCAAAACACATCATCACTCCACGAGAAAGTGGTTCCAGTCAAATACAGTACAACCCAGTCAAGCTATGGTAACCACACGACGAATTATAACGCTCCACAGCCGGGATATGGTTCCACTGGGTCCAATAGGAGCGGACGGGGTAACCTGACTGAGCTGGACACCCTACTCGATGATCTGAGCAATGCGAGATACGGGAATTATGTGGACAAGTCTACGTATAGTGAAAGGAATG TATCAGACGGTTACGCCCGCACCAATGGAACAGCCAGTCCTGCATCCTCCAGACCCACAGTGGACTCTCTGCTCGATCAACTTAGCGCAGACCTGCCCAATGG TCGCGCCTCAACATCACCAATCCCGCCATCTCAAGGAGGTACCCTCCCTCGGCCCGGCACCAAACAAGTGACGGTCACCGTGCAAGAGACGGTGGTGGAACCAGCTCAGTCGCAGCAGCAGCCTCCACCCACTATGGCGGCGGTGCGTCACCATCACCACGCGTCCAATGCTACTAAGGAGTTGGACGATCTGATGGCGTCGCTTTCTGATTTCAAA GTGAGCGGCACAGGAGGTGATAGCGGTACCCACGTATATCGCGAAAAGCGTGCGTGGCAAGAGCACTACCGCAGCAACCCGCGGCAACCAGAGTCCGCCTCTCTAGAGCATATGCTCGGATCCCTTCGAGCAGACATGAGCCGCCAAGGAGTACAAACCCCCCAAAAGGGATGCTGCAACGCCTGCGATAAGCCCATCGTCGGACAG GTCATCACCGCGTTGGGTCGCACGTGGCACCCTGAGCACTTCACCTGCGCTCACTGCAACCAGGAGCTGGGCACCAGGAACTTCTTCGAGCGCGACGGCAGGCCCTACTGCGAGCCTGACTACCACAACCTGTTCTCGCCAAGATGCGCCTACTGCAATGGACCAATTCTCGAC AAATGCGTAACAGCTCTGGAAAAGACCTGGCATACGGAGCACTTCTTCTGTGCTCAGTGTGGCCAGCAATTCGGTGAGGATGGTTTCCATGAGAGGGACGGCAAGCCTTACTGCCGCAATGACTACTTCGACATGTTCGCGCCGAAGTGCGGCGGCTGTAACAAGCCCATCATGGAGAACTACATCTCAGCACTCAACACACAGTGGCACCCTGACTGCTTCGTATGCAAG GACTGCGAAAAGGCTGTCAAAGGCAAATCTTTCTATGCCATGGAAGGGAAGCCGGTATGCCCCAAATGCGTCGGAGTCGATGAGGATGAAtaa
- the LOC124631432 gene encoding paxillin isoform X4, whose protein sequence is MDDLDALLADLQNSINPGPRVGSPGGRSSPGGRTASPGRTSSPLGRGSSPGRLSSPGGSLNSPSSTGYGSINGSRNISSDYTKPASPTYQNTSSLHEKVVPVKYSTTQSSYGNHTTNYNAPQPGYGSTGSNRSGRGNLTELDTLLDDLSNARYGNYVDKSTYSERNVSDGYARTNGTASPASSRPTVDSLLDQLSADLPNGRASTSPIPPSQGGTLPRPGTKQVTVTVQETVVEPAQSQQQPPPTMAAVRHHHHASNATKELDDLMASLSDFKVSGTGGDSGTHVYREKRAWQEHYRSNPRQPESASLEHMLGSLRADMSRQGVQTPQKGCCNACDKPIVGQVITALGRTWHPEHFTCAHCNQELGTRNFFERDGRPYCEPDYHNLFSPRCAYCNGPILDKCVTALEKTWHTEHFFCAQCGQQFGEDGFHERDGKPYCRNDYFDMFAPKCGGCNKPIMENYISALNTQWHPDCFVCKECREAFHGGSFFEHEGQPYCETHYHGKRGSLCAGCHKPIAGRCITAMFRKFHPEHFVCAFCLRQLNKGTFKEQNDKPYCHTCFDKLFG, encoded by the exons ATGCGCTACTCGCCGACCTTCAGAACTCCATCAACCCTGGTCCCAGGGTAGGCAGTCCAGGTGGCAGGAGTTCTCCCGGTGGAAGAACAGCTTCACCTGGAAGGACCAGCTCTCCTCTAGGCCGAGGAAGCTCTCCTGGACGCCTGAGCTCACCGGGAGGCAGTTTAAATTCACCCTCGTCTACGGGCTATGGCTCCATAAATGGATCTAGGAATATATCTTCAGATTATACTAAACCTGCTTCG CCCACCTATCAAAACACATCATCACTCCACGAGAAAGTGGTTCCAGTCAAATACAGTACAACCCAGTCAAGCTATGGTAACCACACGACGAATTATAACGCTCCACAGCCGGGATATGGTTCCACTGGGTCCAATAGGAGCGGACGGGGTAACCTGACTGAGCTGGACACCCTACTCGATGATCTGAGCAATGCGAGATACGGGAATTATGTGGACAAGTCTACGTATAGTGAAAGGAATG TATCAGACGGTTACGCCCGCACCAATGGAACAGCCAGTCCTGCATCCTCCAGACCCACAGTGGACTCTCTGCTCGATCAACTTAGCGCAGACCTGCCCAATGG TCGCGCCTCAACATCACCAATCCCGCCATCTCAAGGAGGTACCCTCCCTCGGCCCGGCACCAAACAAGTGACGGTCACCGTGCAAGAGACGGTGGTGGAACCAGCTCAGTCGCAGCAGCAGCCTCCACCCACTATGGCGGCGGTGCGTCACCATCACCACGCGTCCAATGCTACTAAGGAGTTGGACGATCTGATGGCGTCGCTTTCTGATTTCAAA GTGAGCGGCACAGGAGGTGATAGCGGTACCCACGTATATCGCGAAAAGCGTGCGTGGCAAGAGCACTACCGCAGCAACCCGCGGCAACCAGAGTCCGCCTCTCTAGAGCATATGCTCGGATCCCTTCGAGCAGACATGAGCCGCCAAGGAGTACAAACCCCCCAAAAGGGATGCTGCAACGCCTGCGATAAGCCCATCGTCGGACAG GTCATCACCGCGTTGGGTCGCACGTGGCACCCTGAGCACTTCACCTGCGCTCACTGCAACCAGGAGCTGGGCACCAGGAACTTCTTCGAGCGCGACGGCAGGCCCTACTGCGAGCCTGACTACCACAACCTGTTCTCGCCAAGATGCGCCTACTGCAATGGACCAATTCTCGAC AAATGCGTAACAGCTCTGGAAAAGACCTGGCATACGGAGCACTTCTTCTGTGCTCAGTGTGGCCAGCAATTCGGTGAGGATGGTTTCCATGAGAGGGACGGCAAGCCTTACTGCCGCAATGACTACTTCGACATGTTCGCGCCGAAGTGCGGCGGCTGTAACAAGCCCATCATGGAGAACTACATCTCAGCACTCAACACACAGTGGCACCCTGACTGCTTCGTATGCAAG GAATGCCGTGAGGCATTCCATGGTGGTTCTTTCTTCGAGCACGAAGGTCAACCTTACTGCGAGACTCATTACCATGGGAAGCGGGGTTCTCTCTGCGCTGGCTGTCACAAGCCCATCGCAGGCCGCTGCATCACGGCCATGTTCAGGAAGTTCCATCCCGAACACTTCGTCTGCGCCTTCTGCCTCAGACAACTCAACAAAGGAACCTTTAAAGAACAAAACGACAAGCCTTACTGTCACACGTGCTTCGACAAACTCTTCGGTTAA